From the genome of Candidatus Electrothrix communis, one region includes:
- a CDS encoding TlyA family RNA methyltransferase — MSGNKREKKRLDQLLAERGLAVDLKKAQALIGAGQVIVNTRSDYKAGSLVPKDSEIRLRKSSAFVSRGGEKLAGGLKQLAIDPTGWICADIGCSTGGFTDCLLQRGAVRVYAVDVGYGLLAWKLRQDERVILHERTNARYLTRQHIAESLDLAVLDASFISLRSLLPPLLPLFGSVVRILALVKPQFELAKGKVGDGGVVWESQLHKEAIDSVKQCAEELGLSCRGEVASSICGAKGNQEFLLYFTGTLQSC, encoded by the coding sequence TTGTCTGGAAATAAACGTGAAAAAAAACGTTTAGATCAGTTGCTGGCCGAACGTGGGCTGGCCGTTGATCTGAAAAAGGCACAAGCCCTGATCGGGGCAGGTCAAGTCATTGTCAACACCAGGAGTGATTATAAGGCGGGGAGCCTTGTTCCGAAGGACAGTGAAATTCGGCTGAGGAAAAGCTCTGCTTTTGTCAGTCGAGGTGGGGAAAAACTTGCTGGCGGTCTCAAACAGCTGGCAATTGATCCAACGGGCTGGATATGCGCTGATATCGGTTGTTCAACCGGCGGGTTTACGGATTGCCTGCTTCAGCGGGGGGCAGTCCGTGTCTATGCCGTGGATGTGGGATACGGCCTGCTGGCCTGGAAGCTGCGGCAGGATGAGCGGGTTATCCTGCATGAACGGACAAATGCTCGTTACCTGACCCGGCAACATATAGCGGAGTCTCTGGATTTGGCTGTCCTGGATGCTTCGTTTATCTCATTGCGCTCTTTGCTCCCGCCGCTGCTTCCCCTGTTTGGTTCGGTTGTGCGCATACTGGCCCTGGTGAAACCGCAGTTTGAGCTTGCTAAAGGCAAGGTCGGGGACGGGGGCGTTGTGTGGGAGAGTCAATTGCATAAAGAGGCTATTGATTCAGTGAAACAATGTGCTGAGGAGCTGGGGCTGAGCTGTAGAGGGGAAGTGGCTTCGTCTATCTGTGGGGCCAAGGGGAACCAGGAGTTTCTCTTGTATTTTACAGGTACCTTACAGAGCTGCTGA
- a CDS encoding lipoprotein-releasing ABC transporter permease subunit, whose translation MSFERFVSFRYLRAKRKQKFISLISVISVLGVAVGVMALIVVLSVYTGFTEGLRDQIIGINAHVMIHRPGSGIADPDQLKQEVEAVKGVQAATSNIFGQALITSGQYSSGIAIRGVDPATVGKVLTLESKMVSGRLIDLADDSGLPLIFLGRELATQLRVDMGWKVRLLSPNGTLTPMGVLPKVQTCVVGGIFATGMYEYDSTIGFVNLETARQLVGIDGDGVQSLELRVKEIDKADAVADVVRQNIGPSYLVRDWKQANQNLFAALKLEKIGIFIALALIILVASLNIISTLVMVVMEKNKDIAILKSMGASTGSIMRIFFYQGAMIGFTGTVLGVGAGLGLCSLLKRYKIIELPSNVYPMSTLPIKVVPGDIMVVAIVAILITLLATLYPSWKASRIRPADALTYE comes from the coding sequence ATGTCCTTTGAACGTTTTGTCAGCTTCCGCTATTTGCGGGCCAAGCGCAAACAGAAATTTATCTCCCTGATCTCGGTGATCTCCGTGCTCGGGGTTGCAGTCGGGGTTATGGCCCTGATTGTTGTGCTTTCTGTCTATACCGGCTTTACTGAGGGCCTGCGGGATCAGATTATCGGCATTAACGCCCATGTCATGATTCATCGACCGGGCAGCGGGATAGCCGATCCTGATCAACTGAAACAGGAGGTAGAAGCGGTTAAAGGGGTGCAAGCAGCTACCTCCAATATCTTTGGTCAGGCCCTGATCACCTCGGGGCAGTATTCCTCCGGGATAGCGATTCGCGGCGTTGATCCTGCAACTGTGGGCAAGGTCCTCACCCTGGAATCCAAGATGGTCAGCGGCAGGTTGATCGATCTGGCGGATGATTCAGGTCTGCCCCTGATTTTTCTTGGTCGGGAACTGGCAACCCAATTGCGGGTGGATATGGGTTGGAAGGTGCGGCTGTTATCACCCAATGGAACCCTTACCCCTATGGGCGTGTTGCCCAAGGTCCAGACCTGTGTGGTCGGCGGGATTTTTGCCACGGGCATGTATGAGTACGATTCCACCATTGGGTTTGTTAATTTAGAGACAGCTCGCCAGCTTGTCGGGATTGATGGCGACGGCGTGCAAAGCCTTGAGCTGCGGGTGAAGGAGATTGATAAGGCCGATGCCGTGGCTGATGTTGTGCGGCAGAATATCGGTCCCTCCTATTTGGTTCGAGACTGGAAACAGGCCAATCAGAATCTCTTTGCCGCCTTGAAGTTGGAAAAAATCGGTATTTTTATCGCCTTGGCGCTTATTATTCTGGTGGCCTCCTTGAATATTATCAGTACCCTGGTGATGGTGGTCATGGAGAAAAATAAGGATATTGCTATCCTTAAGTCTATGGGGGCCAGTACCGGTTCCATTATGCGTATCTTTTTTTATCAGGGAGCGATGATCGGCTTTACTGGCACTGTGCTCGGGGTCGGAGCAGGGCTGGGGCTCTGTTCTCTGCTCAAACGCTATAAGATTATTGAACTACCCAGCAATGTCTATCCCATGTCCACCCTGCCTATCAAGGTGGTGCCTGGAGATATAATGGTCGTCGCGATTGTCGCTATCCTGATCACCCTGCTCGCAACCCTTTATCCCTCCTGGAAGGCATCCAGGATCCGACCTGCCGATGCCCTGACCTATGAGTAA
- a CDS encoding pentapeptide repeat-containing protein, which yields MKKNKYMYLCACLLLCGTAASAESLGSADEDIQKNFNRLVTTKQCQGCDLKGAVLTRMDLREANLQGADLSEAKLSLTNLSKANLKNAVLRGAVLGGADFSGADLRGVDLTDAQLAGAYLKEALLDQEIIPEKPYEPEELPEALPKEVLGGVSEESLGIEEVELPEASTPISPLPPAQELITPEPELDAVAPAAEEEEILPSTVPSADTSSIEESSVLLGSSPELLEESVKTGQESREKKKEAVRLPELPDIEGRTATTVRPKELTPIAEAQIADPGQADNLPDALPDTDTALAERKTAGLDDILVIDTVPKKEQSESGNKETELSVWDTFTSLFSSDTAEKEETAKVAVKSGAAKKGVPDLKASKVKVVAQEEKNVQSTAQQQGGAYTVETFGQSRARLQTLVDKLHEEKRCVSCDLAGADLADNDLEEVDLERADLSGAQLEKTDLRTANLKGVNFTDANLKNADLRGADLYLADFTNADLTGAQLQGALIDSTTFTGAVGAKVEAAHE from the coding sequence ATGAAAAAAAATAAGTATATGTATCTTTGCGCGTGTCTGCTGCTTTGCGGCACTGCGGCGTCAGCTGAATCCTTGGGTTCTGCGGATGAGGATATTCAGAAGAATTTTAATCGGTTGGTGACGACCAAGCAATGCCAGGGCTGTGACCTGAAAGGGGCTGTCCTGACCAGAATGGATTTGCGGGAAGCGAATTTGCAAGGTGCTGATCTTTCCGAAGCTAAGCTCAGTCTGACGAATTTATCCAAGGCCAATCTGAAAAATGCTGTCCTGCGGGGCGCTGTTCTGGGTGGGGCGGATTTTTCGGGAGCGGATCTTCGAGGAGTTGATCTGACGGATGCGCAGCTGGCAGGGGCCTATTTGAAAGAGGCCCTTTTAGACCAAGAAATCATCCCTGAAAAGCCGTATGAACCAGAGGAACTTCCTGAAGCTTTGCCCAAAGAGGTATTAGGCGGGGTGTCGGAGGAATCTTTGGGCATAGAGGAGGTTGAACTCCCTGAGGCATCGACGCCGATATCGCCCCTGCCTCCTGCTCAGGAACTCATAACTCCCGAGCCGGAACTGGATGCTGTGGCTCCTGCTGCTGAGGAAGAGGAGATTCTCCCTTCCACTGTTCCTTCTGCTGACACATCAAGTATTGAAGAAAGCAGCGTACTCCTTGGATCATCGCCTGAGTTACTAGAAGAGTCTGTCAAGACGGGGCAGGAATCCAGAGAAAAAAAAAAGGAAGCGGTAAGGCTACCAGAACTACCTGATATTGAGGGAAGGACTGCTACAACAGTGCGCCCTAAGGAATTAACCCCTATCGCAGAAGCTCAGATAGCCGATCCCGGTCAGGCAGACAACCTGCCTGATGCCCTACCAGATACTGATACTGCGCTGGCAGAGAGGAAAACGGCAGGGCTTGATGACATTCTGGTGATTGATACCGTGCCGAAGAAAGAACAAAGCGAATCTGGAAATAAGGAAACAGAGCTGAGTGTCTGGGATACCTTTACTTCCCTGTTTAGTTCTGATACTGCGGAGAAGGAAGAAACTGCAAAGGTCGCTGTTAAATCCGGTGCTGCAAAGAAGGGTGTACCAGATCTGAAAGCGTCCAAGGTGAAGGTTGTTGCTCAGGAAGAAAAGAATGTGCAATCTACTGCTCAACAGCAGGGCGGGGCCTACACCGTAGAGACCTTTGGGCAAAGTCGAGCCAGATTGCAGACCTTGGTCGATAAGCTGCATGAAGAGAAACGTTGCGTGTCCTGCGACTTAGCCGGTGCAGATCTGGCTGATAATGATCTGGAAGAGGTTGATCTGGAACGGGCGGATCTCAGCGGGGCCCAGCTGGAAAAGACTGATCTGCGGACTGCCAACCTGAAAGGGGTGAATTTCACCGATGCAAATCTGAAAAATGCAGATCTGCGTGGGGCTGATTTATACCTTGCTGATTTTACTAATGCCGACCTTACTGGGGCACAGTTGCAAGGGGCATTGATTGACTCGACCACTTTTACCGGTGCGGTCGGGGCAAAGGTTGAGGCTGCTCATGAGTAA
- the trpE gene encoding anthranilate synthase component I — translation MYSPDLESFSEMIEQAGLVPLHRTIVADLDTPLTIFAKVAEREKHAFLFESMEGGEKWGRYSFIGLDPLLSFSSIGDAVTLRRAGSQATAEDEGGEPDVKIEEIRESVNPFQELRDLLASFNASTAPGLPRFYGGAVGFLGYDMIRFIEEIPDQHAPLDFPDSSFIVPRLVLIHDSVDQTLTVVCNVVPGMGDDASDPSGTVDTTALYQDGCQRIDTIIELIRSPLPTSLAAHAAGCPPHTFTSNMDEATYAGMVEQAKEYILSGDIIQVVLSQRFHTETTMDPFLLYRSLRHINPSPYLFYLRLDDIILIGSSPEILVRLEDDEIELRPIAGTRKRGATPQEDKELEEELLADPKERAEHLMLVDLGRNDVGRVAAGGSVTTGDLLIVEQYSHVMHIVSGVHGKLAEGKDQFDVLEACFPAGTVSGASKIRAMQVIDELEPARRGPYAGAVGYFGFSGNMDFCITIRTFVMQGKDLWIQAGAGIVSDSVPEKEFEETVNKAQGLRRAVELAEQGL, via the coding sequence ATGTATTCTCCTGACTTGGAATCCTTTTCCGAGATGATCGAACAGGCCGGGCTTGTTCCCCTGCACCGGACAATTGTCGCAGATCTTGATACCCCTTTGACCATCTTTGCCAAGGTGGCGGAAAGGGAAAAACACGCCTTTCTTTTTGAGTCTATGGAGGGCGGGGAGAAGTGGGGGCGCTATTCCTTTATCGGGCTGGACCCGCTGCTGTCTTTTTCATCTATCGGGGACGCAGTAACTTTGCGTCGCGCCGGTTCCCAGGCTACGGCTGAGGATGAGGGAGGGGAGCCTGATGTTAAGATTGAGGAAATCCGGGAGAGCGTTAACCCGTTTCAGGAACTGCGTGACCTGCTGGCCTCCTTTAATGCCAGCACGGCACCGGGCTTACCTCGTTTTTACGGGGGCGCAGTGGGATTTCTCGGCTATGATATGATCCGTTTTATTGAAGAGATTCCGGATCAGCATGCGCCGCTTGATTTTCCTGATTCCTCCTTTATTGTGCCCCGGTTGGTTCTGATTCACGACTCGGTTGATCAAACCTTGACCGTGGTTTGCAATGTGGTGCCGGGCATGGGGGATGATGCGTCAGATCCGTCTGGTACGGTGGATACTACGGCACTTTATCAGGACGGCTGCCAGCGCATTGATACAATTATCGAGCTGATCAGAAGCCCTTTGCCGACGTCGCTCGCCGCCCATGCAGCAGGCTGCCCCCCGCATACTTTTACCTCCAATATGGACGAGGCAACCTATGCCGGTATGGTCGAGCAGGCCAAGGAGTACATTCTCTCCGGTGACATCATTCAGGTTGTGCTCTCTCAGCGGTTTCATACTGAAACCACGATGGATCCCTTTCTGCTCTATCGTTCTCTGCGTCATATCAACCCCAGCCCCTACCTGTTCTATCTCCGTCTGGACGATATCATTTTGATCGGTTCTTCACCGGAAATTTTGGTGCGTTTGGAAGATGATGAGATAGAGCTGCGGCCCATTGCCGGGACTCGGAAGCGAGGGGCAACTCCTCAGGAAGATAAGGAGCTGGAAGAGGAGCTGCTGGCCGATCCCAAGGAACGGGCTGAGCATCTGATGCTGGTGGACCTGGGGCGTAATGATGTGGGCCGGGTGGCAGCAGGCGGCTCGGTAACCACCGGTGATTTGCTGATTGTTGAGCAGTACAGCCATGTTATGCATATTGTCTCCGGGGTGCATGGCAAGCTGGCAGAGGGTAAGGACCAGTTTGACGTGTTGGAGGCCTGTTTTCCAGCCGGGACGGTCAGCGGAGCATCGAAGATCCGGGCCATGCAGGTCATCGATGAGCTGGAACCGGCGCGGCGCGGTCCCTATGCCGGGGCAGTGGGCTATTTCGGTTTTTCCGGCAATATGGATTTCTGTATCACCATTCGTACCTTTGTTATGCAGGGTAAGGATCTGTGGATTCAGGCCGGGGCAGGGATTGTGTCAGACTCTGTGCCGGAGAAGGAGTTTGAGGAGACCGTGAATAAGGCCCAGGGTTTACGTCGGGCTGTAGAACTTGCTGAACAGGGGTTATAA
- a CDS encoding SH3 domain-containing protein, which produces MRYRTLKEGVRVCVLTAALAIMLSGVATAADFVSVVKDGVNLRSGPTTSHEVLFQLPAGYPLKVLERDKKWIKVSDYENDKGWIYAGLVSKTPYVIVKADEGNVRSGPGTTYDKIGKVVRDVILKKVDTEGDWFKVNHPELTGWIYRNLVWPREAS; this is translated from the coding sequence ATGCGATACCGAACTCTTAAGGAGGGCGTGAGAGTCTGTGTTTTAACAGCAGCGCTGGCAATAATGCTGAGCGGAGTCGCCACTGCTGCTGACTTTGTATCAGTCGTGAAAGACGGGGTCAATCTTCGTTCCGGCCCGACCACCAGCCATGAGGTCCTCTTTCAACTGCCCGCAGGCTATCCGCTGAAGGTGCTGGAGCGGGATAAAAAGTGGATTAAGGTCAGTGATTATGAAAACGATAAGGGGTGGATTTATGCGGGTCTTGTTTCCAAAACTCCTTATGTTATTGTGAAAGCTGATGAAGGTAATGTTCGATCTGGCCCCGGTACAACCTACGATAAGATAGGGAAAGTGGTTCGTGATGTTATCCTAAAAAAGGTGGATACGGAAGGGGATTGGTTCAAGGTTAATCATCCTGAACTGACCGGTTGGATATATCGCAATCTTGTCTGGCCCAGAGAAGCAAGCTGA
- a CDS encoding AAA family ATPase, which yields MDKLISPIIINSFQPLRLRIEGNGPFPENPYEIDFTDEEGQPCNIFLLMSENGRGKTTVLEIMAALMGLLGKKEIESCGVEGLDNGKLAVQWDILVQIVEDDNTPRNIILSLLAGNFSGDNLISWTEEKLQKYEAGGQEVIGFQWTKKKGFLPCIPPHAISHDLNNAFNKWGGTEPEVFEKTHSGLPTLLHFSAYRDIPKITSQKRQISEPDYWGYSPVRRFSSHNTSWENSLDNVLVWMKWLDDGRLEKAVEIINKRVFQGSTTFIKGVRKTPPEAIVVSKGQEHGLDRLSSGEKNLVQLFLRIGAHCTRNSIILIDEPEIHLHPNWQKRLMKQLREFAQEHPGITIILATHSIEMLRAFGFEHKEKGLRKGGEIVEENIVGQEQFSAKILNNTRNGVLYKEVR from the coding sequence ATGGATAAGCTAATTTCTCCGATCATCATTAATTCCTTCCAGCCCTTACGCCTTCGGATTGAAGGAAACGGCCCGTTTCCAGAAAATCCATACGAGATAGATTTTACCGATGAAGAAGGGCAGCCCTGCAATATTTTTCTGCTCATGTCAGAAAACGGCAGGGGTAAAACCACTGTGCTGGAAATCATGGCTGCCCTGATGGGGCTGCTCGGGAAAAAAGAGATAGAATCCTGCGGCGTGGAGGGCTTGGATAACGGAAAACTTGCTGTTCAATGGGATATCCTCGTACAGATCGTTGAAGATGATAATACTCCTCGAAATATTATTCTGTCCTTGTTGGCCGGGAATTTTTCAGGCGATAATCTGATCAGTTGGACTGAAGAAAAGCTGCAAAAATATGAGGCAGGCGGTCAGGAAGTAATAGGATTTCAGTGGACAAAAAAGAAAGGGTTTCTTCCTTGCATACCTCCTCATGCAATATCCCATGATTTGAATAATGCATTTAATAAATGGGGAGGAACCGAGCCGGAGGTATTTGAAAAAACTCACTCGGGACTTCCCACTTTACTCCACTTCAGCGCATACCGCGACATTCCGAAGATAACCTCGCAAAAACGACAGATTTCAGAACCTGATTATTGGGGCTACAGCCCTGTCCGAAGATTTTCTTCCCACAACACATCCTGGGAAAATTCTCTGGACAATGTGCTGGTCTGGATGAAATGGTTGGATGACGGACGCTTGGAAAAGGCTGTTGAGATTATCAACAAGCGCGTGTTTCAGGGCAGCACGACCTTTATCAAAGGCGTGCGTAAAACTCCGCCGGAGGCAATTGTTGTTTCCAAAGGGCAGGAGCATGGGCTGGACCGGTTGAGCAGTGGAGAAAAGAACTTGGTACAGCTGTTCTTACGTATCGGAGCGCATTGCACCCGTAATTCCATCATCCTGATTGATGAGCCGGAAATTCATCTCCACCCGAATTGGCAAAAACGACTGATGAAACAGCTGCGGGAGTTTGCTCAGGAGCATCCGGGAATCACCATTATTCTTGCCACCCATTCCATAGAAATGCTACGAGCCTTCGGCTTTGAGCATAAAGAGAAGGGCCTGCGCAAGGGTGGTGAGATCGTAGAAGAGAATATTGTCGGTCAGGAACAGTTCTCGGCGAAGATTTTGAACAACACCCGGAATGGAGTATTGTACAAAGAAGTGCGGTGA
- the rpsT gene encoding 30S ribosomal protein S20 — MANHKSAIKRHKQSQARRMRNRINKSKMSTVIRRVEEALVAGVEDAAQEALKIAIPVIQKTAGKGTIHKKTASRKISRLTGRVNRMMPIG; from the coding sequence ATGGCTAATCATAAGTCAGCGATCAAGAGGCACAAGCAATCCCAGGCACGCCGTATGCGTAATCGAATCAACAAATCAAAAATGAGCACTGTCATTCGTCGTGTTGAAGAAGCCTTGGTGGCCGGGGTTGAGGATGCAGCTCAGGAAGCCCTGAAAATCGCTATACCGGTTATTCAGAAAACTGCCGGGAAAGGGACTATTCATAAGAAAACAGCATCCCGCAAGATTTCCAGACTGACTGGCCGAGTTAACCGCATGATGCCCATCGGTTGA
- a CDS encoding PD-(D/E)XK nuclease family transposase, which translates to MKKVASLKYGVVFKKAFCDPEIFSAFAQAMIGRPISIDHVETEKEFDPPIGYIKPRFDLFAEDTEHRLIVDIQHARLNDHYDRFLYYHCAALLEQVASSKNYRPPLTVYTVVVLTSGDRHQRDIAVVDFDPHDLAGKPLQEVSHKVIYLCPKYVSEATPEPYREWLRAIDDTLDEEVDESLYAQDVIQRLFEFIRRDHLSPEERARMIEEYHQEELQQTKFEEGVKEGKKEEKQFIATNFLQKGVAPELVAEATGLSMAEITALEEARNS; encoded by the coding sequence ATGAAGAAAGTGGCGTCCCTGAAGTACGGTGTGGTTTTTAAGAAGGCTTTCTGCGACCCGGAAATTTTTTCGGCTTTTGCCCAGGCTATGATTGGTCGGCCTATCAGCATTGATCATGTGGAGACGGAAAAGGAGTTTGATCCGCCTATCGGCTATATCAAACCCCGCTTTGATCTCTTTGCCGAAGACACTGAGCATCGGCTTATTGTCGATATCCAGCATGCCCGGCTGAACGATCATTATGATCGGTTTCTTTACTATCATTGCGCGGCCTTATTGGAACAGGTGGCAAGCTCTAAAAATTATCGACCTCCCTTGACTGTATACACCGTGGTTGTTCTCACTTCGGGCGACCGTCATCAGCGGGATATTGCAGTGGTTGATTTTGATCCCCATGACTTGGCAGGTAAGCCGCTTCAGGAAGTTTCCCATAAGGTGATTTATCTCTGTCCGAAATACGTTTCCGAAGCAACACCGGAGCCGTACCGGGAATGGCTCCGGGCTATTGACGACACCCTAGATGAAGAAGTGGATGAAAGTCTGTATGCCCAAGACGTTATCCAAAGGCTGTTTGAATTCATCCGACGAGATCACCTGTCGCCGGAGGAACGGGCTAGGATGATAGAAGAATATCATCAGGAAGAGCTTCAGCAGACCAAGTTTGAAGAAGGCGTCAAAGAGGGTAAGAAGGAGGAAAAACAGTTTATTGCAACGAACTTTCTTCAAAAAGGTGTTGCTCCTGAGCTTGTGGCTGAGGCGACCGGTTTATCAATGGCGGAGATTACAGCCTTGGAAGAAGCCCGGAATTCATGA
- a CDS encoding ATP-binding protein, which produces MKRDVKITSSGIKKVLKSYKCYHGVAEYIWNGFDAQARTVEINYELNKLGSVDLLSIKDDGHGINLDNLEEKFDKFYDSEKTIQIQSPKHSSILHGKNGVGRLTFFTFAGDAEWHTSYENGGVESGVIRVSSQDLKGYQPEKSTKDPVETGTTVIFKNLIISQRDIECDIIPYLKKEFCWFLELNKSKEYSLLINGEPLDYAQLICDKDEFELNFEVSTFFKIRFFQWKEPLNKELSKFYYLDSSEKEIFKGYTTMNRKGDHFYHSVFIASDFFKSFDFSSNEDSNQVSLFSEAKSSVEYKFLCKEINRYLRAKRKPYLRSFACAMVEKFESDGILPEYKNDWEIFRRNELKDTIISLYEVQPKIFSNLNIEQKKTFVRFLDLLLDSNEREHILTILEEVVSLEEEEREELAGLFKSTRLNRIISTIKLIEDRYKTYYILKEFVFNSTLKANEVDHLQGLIENNYWFFGEQYHLVTAAEPKFEEALRRYVYEISGTIYERKIEHPDKNREMDIFACRQNKLTDNIENIVVELKHNRINLGQKEYFQVIRYLDVIKKQPEFNASNMEWRFYLVGKRFDTSGFIEGQIETNKPHGEKGLVLYQENGRIKFYVKTWSEIFTEFELKHKFLDEKLKLEREALFPEESTANELVGISIENSAVSREEVQIPVVS; this is translated from the coding sequence ATGAAACGAGACGTTAAGATAACATCTTCAGGAATCAAAAAAGTCCTTAAAAGCTATAAATGTTACCATGGAGTGGCCGAATATATATGGAATGGATTTGATGCACAAGCAAGAACCGTAGAAATTAACTATGAGTTGAATAAACTAGGATCAGTAGATCTGCTTTCAATAAAAGATGATGGACACGGTATTAATCTTGATAACTTAGAAGAGAAGTTTGATAAATTTTATGATTCTGAGAAGACAATACAAATTCAATCTCCTAAGCATTCGTCCATACTGCATGGAAAGAATGGTGTGGGAAGATTAACCTTTTTCACCTTTGCAGGTGATGCTGAATGGCATACTTCTTATGAAAACGGTGGGGTGGAAAGTGGTGTAATAAGAGTTAGTTCTCAAGATCTTAAAGGGTATCAACCTGAAAAAAGTACTAAAGATCCTGTGGAAACCGGTACAACTGTAATCTTTAAAAATCTTATTATAAGCCAGCGTGATATAGAATGTGACATCATTCCATATTTAAAGAAAGAGTTTTGCTGGTTTCTGGAGTTGAATAAATCAAAAGAATATAGCTTGTTGATCAATGGGGAACCGCTAGATTATGCCCAGCTTATATGTGATAAGGATGAATTCGAACTTAATTTTGAGGTATCGACTTTCTTTAAAATTCGTTTTTTTCAATGGAAAGAGCCTTTGAATAAAGAGCTATCAAAATTTTATTACCTTGATAGCTCGGAAAAAGAGATATTTAAAGGGTATACAACTATGAATAGAAAAGGAGATCATTTCTATCATAGTGTGTTTATTGCCAGTGATTTTTTTAAAAGCTTTGATTTTTCTTCAAATGAGGATTCGAACCAAGTATCTCTGTTTTCGGAGGCTAAAAGTTCTGTTGAATATAAATTTTTGTGCAAAGAGATTAATAGATATTTAAGAGCGAAAAGAAAACCGTATCTAAGAAGTTTTGCTTGTGCAATGGTTGAAAAATTTGAATCAGATGGGATTCTTCCTGAATATAAAAATGATTGGGAGATATTCCGTAGAAATGAACTGAAAGATACAATAATAAGTTTATATGAAGTTCAGCCAAAAATATTCTCTAATCTAAACATAGAGCAGAAAAAAACTTTTGTTCGATTTTTAGACTTATTACTGGATTCAAACGAACGAGAGCATATTCTTACAATTTTAGAGGAAGTAGTAAGCTTAGAGGAAGAAGAGAGAGAAGAGCTTGCTGGTCTTTTTAAATCAACAAGATTGAATAGAATTATCTCTACAATAAAATTGATTGAGGACAGATATAAAACTTATTACATATTGAAAGAATTTGTTTTCAATTCAACGCTAAAAGCAAATGAAGTTGATCACCTTCAGGGCTTAATAGAGAATAATTATTGGTTCTTTGGAGAGCAATACCATCTTGTCACTGCGGCAGAGCCTAAATTTGAGGAGGCATTACGAAGATATGTTTATGAAATATCAGGGACGATATACGAAAGAAAAATTGAACATCCTGATAAGAATAGAGAAATGGATATCTTTGCTTGTCGTCAAAATAAATTAACTGATAATATTGAAAATATTGTTGTTGAGCTAAAACATAATCGAATTAATCTGGGGCAAAAGGAATATTTTCAAGTTATCAGATATCTTGATGTCATAAAAAAACAGCCAGAATTTAATGCTTCCAATATGGAATGGAGATTTTATCTTGTTGGAAAACGATTTGATACATCTGGTTTTATTGAAGGGCAAATAGAAACGAATAAACCTCATGGAGAGAAAGGGCTAGTTCTGTATCAGGAGAACGGACGAATTAAATTCTATGTGAAAACATGGAGTGAAATATTTACTGAATTTGAACTTAAGCATAAGTTTCTTGATGAAAAGCTTAAATTAGAACGAGAGGCTCTTTTTCCCGAAGAGAGCACTGCGAACGAATTAGTTGGGATTTCTATTGAAAATAGTGCAGTGAGCCGAGAAGAGGTTCAAATACCTGTGGTCTCATAA
- a CDS encoding aminodeoxychorismate/anthranilate synthase component II — translation MIVIIDNYDSFTFNIVQTLAAAPPGASADWQQPDIRVFRNDKITVQEIADMAPARLLISPGPCTPKEAGISVEAIQYFSGKIPILGVCLGHQSIGEAFGGKVIRAGRVMHGKTSPMHHDNRGVFFGLENPFAGMRYHSLVVEEATLPDCFEATAHTDQGELMGIRHKTLDVEGVQFHPESIMTDVGAVLLHNFLRADYPGLMRKG, via the coding sequence GTGATTGTTATTATTGATAACTACGATTCGTTTACCTTTAATATTGTCCAGACCTTGGCTGCGGCCCCTCCGGGTGCGTCCGCTGATTGGCAGCAGCCTGATATCCGGGTCTTTCGCAATGATAAGATCACGGTGCAGGAGATCGCCGACATGGCGCCCGCCCGGCTGTTGATTTCCCCAGGTCCTTGTACGCCCAAAGAGGCGGGTATTTCTGTTGAGGCCATTCAGTACTTCAGTGGTAAAATCCCGATCCTCGGGGTCTGTCTGGGGCATCAATCCATCGGCGAGGCCTTTGGCGGCAAGGTGATCCGGGCGGGTAGGGTGATGCACGGTAAGACCAGCCCCATGCATCATGATAACCGGGGGGTGTTCTTCGGTTTGGAAAATCCCTTTGCCGGGATGCGCTATCATTCCCTGGTGGTTGAGGAAGCCACCCTGCCTGATTGCTTTGAGGCCACGGCCCATACGGATCAGGGTGAGCTGATGGGGATCCGTCATAAGACCCTGGATGTGGAAGGGGTGCAGTTTCACCCGGAATCCATCATGACTGATGTGGGGGCGGTGCTACTGCATAATTTTCTGCGGGCGGATTATCCGGGCTTGATGCGGAAGGGGTGA